One stretch of Archocentrus centrarchus isolate MPI-CPG fArcCen1 chromosome 5, fArcCen1, whole genome shotgun sequence DNA includes these proteins:
- the mmel1 gene encoding membrane metallo-endopeptidase-like 1, with translation MGKSESQMDIMEKSSKPGKRRWTVAEIGLSVLLLLVSCALAGLVVLYTSALKEQSNRPSVSRSSTGDDQLLRSSPNNVCTTADCVTAAARLLQNMDKSVKPCDNFYQYACGGWLERHVIPETSSRHSVFDILRDKLEIVLKGVLETVNEQDRDAIKKAKVLYSSCMNESLIEQRDSQPLLKLIESIGDWPVASEDWNTTTEEAWSLEDTLATLTARFHKKVVLDMYVWTDDRDSQRHIIYIDQPGLGMPSRDYYFNDGNYKKVREAYLHFMVSIAKITREDKNLTQDDDRVWEEMMQVLELETDIANATSPAEERQDVTVLYNKMTLGELQSTYSLNGFNWTRFIQGVLSSVSIDVQLDEEVVVYSSPYLEKMNDVLSRHSIRTVQNYLTWQLIIDRVNSLSRRFKDARARYRKTLYGTTVEDAWWRECVRYVQSSMENAVGALYVRETFAGESKRMVSDLISKIQAAYVETLEELSWMDTPSKEKAREKAMAIKEHIGYPDHILQEANQKLDQEYAHLNFSEEHYFENILENLKSEAHKSLKKLREPVDPDLWIIGAAVVNAFYSPNRNQIVFPAGILQPPFFSKHQHQALNFGGIGMVIGHEITHGFDDNGRNFDKDGNMLNWWSNYSAEHFKEQSQCMVQQYGNFNWKLAGGQNISGISTLGENIADNGGVRQAYKAYLKWVEMEGEESHLPGLDMDHKQLFFLNFAQVWCGAYRPEYASQSIKTDSHSPLEYRVLGSLQNFEDFSEAFQCQKGSPMNPEMKCRVW, from the exons ATGGGCAAATCCGAAAGCCAAATGGATATCATGGAGAAATCAAGTAAACCTGGAAAGCGTCGCTGGACTGTTGCAGAAATCGGTCTGTCTGTGCTGCTCCTGTTAGTCAGCTGTGCTTTGGCCGGGCTTGTAGTCCTCTACACATCAGCTTTGAAAG AACAATCAAACAGGCCGAGTGTGTCCAGGAGCTCAACAGGTGATG ACCAGCTGTTACGCTCCAGCCCCAACAATGTGTGCACAACTGCAGACTGTGTTACTGCAG CTGCTCGGCTCTTGCAGAACATGGATAAGTCCGTGAAGCCTTGTGATAATTTCTACCAGTATGCCTGTGGGGGTTGGCTGGAGCGACATGTCATCCCAGAGACCAGCTCCCGTCACAGCGTCTTTGACATTCTGCGAGACAAGCTGGAGATTGTCCTCAAAG GTGTTCTTGAGACAGTGAATGAACAGGACAGAGATGCCATCAAGAAGGCCAAAGTCCTTTACAGCTCATGTATGAATGAAA GCCTCATAGAGCAGCGTGACTCGCAGCCCCTCCTGAAACTCATTGAGAGTATTGGAGACTGGCCTGTGGCGTCAGAGGACTGGAACACCACCACAG aggaAGCGTGGAGCCTTGAGGACACACTGGCAACACTTACTGCTCGTTTCCACAAGAAGGTTGTGCTGGACATGTATGTGTGGACTGACGACCGGGACTCTCAGCGCCATATTATCTAT ATTGACCAACCCGGGCTTGGGATGCCATCTAGGGACTATTACTTCAATGATGGAAACTACAAAAAG GTTCGGGAGGCCTACCTACATTTCATGGTTTCCATTGCAAAGATAACCCGAGAGGACAAGAATTTGACTCAGGATGACGACCGAGTGTGGGAGGAAATGATGCAAGTGCTGGAGCTGGAGACAGACATCGCCAAT GCTACATCACCAGCAGAAGAACGCCAAGACGTCACTGTTCTTTACAACAAGATGACACTTGGCGAACTGCAGAGCACATACAGTCTTAAT GGTTTCAACTGGACGCGATTTATTCAAGGCGTGCTGTCGAGTGTGTCCATTGATGTTCAGTTGGACGAGGAGGTGGTGGTGTACAGCTCTCCATATCTTGAGAAGATGAATGATGTTCTCTCCAGACACAGTATCAG AACTGTGCAGAACTACCTCACCTGGCAGCTCATCATTGACAGAGTTAATAGCTTGAGCCGCCGCTTCAAAGATGCCAGAGCCCGATACAGAAAG aCTCTCTATGGGACCACTGTAGAGGATGCTTGGTGGCGAGAATGTGTCCGTTACGTCCAGAGCAGCATGGAGAACGCAGTTGGAGCACTCTACGTACGCGAGACTTTTGCAGGAGAAAGTAAACGAATG GTCAGTGACCTCATCAGCAAGATCCAAGCAGCGTATGTAGAAACACTGGAAGAGTTAAGCTGGATGGACACTCCCTCAAAGGAGAAGGCGAGAGAAAAG GCCATGGCAATCAAGGAGCATATCGGCTATCCAGATCATATCCTGCAGGAGGCCAACCAGAAACTCGACCAAGAGTATGCTCAT CTAAATTTCAGTGAAGAACACTACTTTGAGAACATCCTGGAGAACCTCAAGTCAGAAGCACACAAAAGtctgaagaagctcagagagccTGTTGATCCAGACTT GTGGATCATTGGTGCTGCTGTGGTGAATGCATTCTACTCACCCAACAGAAATCAGATTG TGTTCCCTGCAGGAATCCTGCAGCCACCTTTCTTCAGTAAGCATCAGCATCAAGCTCTTAACTTTGGTGGAATAGGGATGGTTATTGGACATGAAATCACACATGGATTTGATGACAACG GGCGTAATTTTGACAAAGATGGTAATATGTTGAACTGGTGGAGTAATTACTCTGCTGAGCACTTCAAAGAGCAGTCACAGTGCATGGTGCAACAATATGGCAACTTCAACTGGAAGCTAGCAGGTGGACAAAAT ATCAGTGGAATCAGCACTTTGGGGGAGAATATTGCAGACAATGGAGGAGTTCGTCAAGCATATAAG GCTTATCTTAAGTGGGTGGAGATGGAGGGTGAAGAGTCTCATCTACCTGGTCTAGACATGGATCACAAGCAGCTTTTCTTTCTTAACTTTGCCCAA gTCTGGTGTGGTGCTTATCGGCCTGAGTATGCCAGCCAGTCCATTAAGACTGACTCACACAGTCCTTTAGAATACAG GGTACTTGGATCGCTCCAGAATTTTGAAGATTTCTCAGAAGCTTTTCAGTGCCAAAAAGGCAGTCCAATGAACCCTGAGATGAAGTGTCGGGTCTGGTAG